Proteins encoded by one window of Phenylobacterium soli:
- a CDS encoding BlaI/MecI/CopY family transcriptional regulator: protein MARLSARISTGISGAESQIMEALWARGPLGAEDLVREVGGPQGWGEATVKTLINRLLKKKAIASERVGGRARYRPLVSRADYVTGESQGLLDRLFGGEVAPLVAHYAKHRPLSAEEIDRLKALIAQMEKDDAEKGDG, encoded by the coding sequence ATGGCCCGGCTCTCGGCAAGGATCTCGACCGGTATCTCTGGCGCGGAAAGCCAGATCATGGAGGCGCTCTGGGCCCGCGGCCCGCTGGGCGCGGAGGACCTGGTGCGCGAGGTCGGCGGGCCGCAGGGCTGGGGCGAGGCCACGGTCAAGACGCTCATCAACCGGCTGCTGAAGAAGAAGGCCATCGCCTCCGAGCGGGTCGGCGGCCGGGCGCGCTACCGCCCGCTCGTCAGCCGCGCCGACTACGTGACCGGCGAGAGCCAGGGCCTGCTGGACCGGCTGTTCGGCGGCGAGGTGGCGCCCCTGGTCGCCCATTACGCCAAACACCGGCCGCTGTCGGCCGAGGAGATCGACCGTCTCAAGGCGCTGATCGCCCAGATGGAGAAGGACGACGCGGAGAAGGGTGATGGCTGA
- the rplS gene encoding 50S ribosomal protein L19 — protein MNVIEQLEQEEAQRLSARKVPEFRPGDTVRVNVKIKEGERERVQAYEGVCIARSGAGLHENFTVRKISFGEGVERVFPIMSPMIDSIEVKRRGVVRRAKLYYLRDRRGKSARIAERAMTAAAKNEPTETPASED, from the coding sequence ATGAACGTGATCGAACAGCTCGAGCAGGAAGAGGCCCAGCGCCTTTCCGCCCGCAAGGTCCCGGAGTTCCGTCCCGGCGACACCGTCCGCGTCAACGTGAAGATCAAGGAAGGCGAGCGCGAGCGCGTTCAGGCCTACGAGGGCGTGTGCATCGCCCGCTCGGGCGCCGGCCTCCACGAGAACTTCACCGTGCGCAAGATCTCCTTCGGCGAAGGCGTTGAGCGGGTGTTCCCGATCATGTCGCCGATGATCGACTCCATCGAGGTGAAGCGCCGCGGCGTCGTGCGTCGCGCCAAGCTCTACTACCTGCGCGACCGTCGCGGTAAGTCGGCCCGTATCGCCGAGCGCGCCATGACGGCGGCCGCCAAGAACGAGCCCACCGAGACCCCAGCCTCGGAAGACTAA
- a CDS encoding acyl-CoA thioesterase has product MAAAQSQSQKAPTKTLVDTLRLERLEVNLFRGTTPEGRSGRIYGGQVIAQSLLAAYETVEERVCHSLHCYFIRPGDPRVPIVFEVDRSRDGGSFTTRRVIAVQHGQQIFNLAASFQAPEQGFEHQAQMPDAPSPEGLRDEWAEELERLKAAGEAEIDWMDKVRPIEIRNIEPRNDGVAPPKMDPYQRLWFRSRTPVGSEERMHQVVMAYASDMSLLGTAVRPHGVSWRTPGFQSASLDHAMWFHHPTNFEDWHLYVQDSPSASGGRGFNRGGIYRQDGVLVASVAQEGLMRMRKPKA; this is encoded by the coding sequence ATGGCCGCCGCCCAATCCCAGAGCCAAAAGGCTCCGACGAAGACCCTCGTCGACACCCTCCGGCTCGAGCGCCTGGAGGTGAACCTCTTCCGCGGCACCACGCCCGAAGGCCGATCGGGCCGCATCTACGGCGGCCAGGTCATCGCCCAGTCGCTGCTCGCCGCCTACGAGACGGTCGAAGAGCGCGTCTGCCATTCCCTGCACTGCTACTTCATCCGCCCGGGCGACCCGCGCGTGCCGATCGTCTTCGAGGTCGACCGCTCCCGCGACGGCGGCAGCTTCACGACCCGCCGGGTGATCGCCGTCCAGCACGGCCAGCAGATCTTCAACCTGGCCGCCTCCTTCCAGGCGCCGGAGCAGGGGTTCGAGCATCAGGCGCAGATGCCGGACGCGCCCTCGCCGGAGGGGCTGCGCGACGAGTGGGCCGAGGAGCTGGAGCGGCTGAAGGCCGCCGGCGAGGCCGAGATCGACTGGATGGACAAGGTCCGGCCGATCGAGATCCGCAACATCGAGCCGCGCAACGACGGGGTCGCGCCGCCGAAGATGGATCCCTACCAGCGCCTCTGGTTCCGCTCGCGCACGCCGGTCGGTTCCGAGGAGCGCATGCACCAGGTGGTGATGGCCTACGCCTCGGACATGAGCCTCTTGGGCACGGCGGTGCGGCCGCACGGGGTCAGCTGGCGCACGCCGGGCTTCCAGTCGGCCAGCCTCGACCACGCCATGTGGTTCCACCATCCGACCAACTTCGAGGACTGGCACCTCTACGTGCAGGACAGCCCCTCGGCCTCGGGCGGCCGCGGTTTCAACCGCGGTGGCATCTATCGCCAGGACGGGGTGCTGGTGGCCTCCGTCGCCCAGGAAGGCCTGATGCGGATGCGCAAGCCCAAGGCCTGA
- a CDS encoding VOC family protein, producing MIDGLDHVVVAVRDLDSSAEGYRQLFGRAPVILTGGGARRAWFQFPNMALELIAPEQGAGGEGRAGDRARAWLEKGEGVCALAFHAPELEATGKLMARRGLGAGEPAVSHLKDERGRDHVLRAVRLDPAATGGLEMVLIGRGEPIHPPEPQGPAPIAALDHVVVTTANPDRALAVYGAKLGLDLRLDRENTGWNARQMFFRCGEAVVEIGARIGGPVSDQPDRFGGLAWRVADPLAAQARIAAAGFDVSEVRTGRKPGTHVFTVRNAPGGIPTIMLSHQPAASHESA from the coding sequence ATGATCGACGGCCTGGACCACGTCGTCGTCGCGGTCCGGGACCTCGACTCCTCGGCGGAGGGCTATCGCCAGCTGTTCGGCCGCGCGCCCGTGATCCTGACCGGCGGCGGCGCCCGACGGGCCTGGTTCCAGTTCCCCAACATGGCGCTGGAGCTGATCGCGCCCGAGCAAGGCGCCGGCGGCGAGGGCCGGGCCGGCGATCGGGCGCGCGCCTGGCTGGAGAAGGGCGAAGGCGTCTGCGCGCTCGCCTTTCATGCGCCGGAGCTGGAGGCCACGGGCAAGCTGATGGCCCGCCGCGGCCTCGGCGCCGGCGAGCCTGCCGTCTCCCATCTGAAGGACGAGCGCGGCCGCGACCATGTCCTGCGCGCCGTGCGCCTCGACCCGGCCGCCACCGGCGGCCTCGAGATGGTGCTGATCGGCCGCGGCGAGCCGATCCATCCGCCGGAGCCGCAAGGGCCCGCCCCGATCGCAGCCCTCGACCATGTGGTGGTCACCACCGCCAACCCCGACCGGGCGTTGGCCGTCTATGGCGCCAAGCTCGGCCTCGACCTGCGGCTCGACCGCGAGAACACCGGCTGGAACGCCCGCCAGATGTTCTTCAGGTGCGGCGAGGCGGTGGTCGAGATCGGCGCCCGCATCGGCGGGCCGGTCTCCGATCAGCCGGACCGCTTCGGCGGCCTCGCCTGGCGGGTGGCCGACCCGCTCGCCGCCCAGGCGCGCATCGCCGCCGCCGGCTTCGACGTCTCCGAGGTCCGCACCGGCCGCAAGCCCGGCACCCACGTCTTCACCGTCCGCAACGCCCCAGGCGGGATCCCGACGATCATGCTGAGCCACCAACCCGCCGCTTCCCACGAGTCCGCCTGA
- a CDS encoding LysR family transcriptional regulator yields MADLPDWDLFQSLHAVLTAGSLSAAAKLRGLTQPTVGRHIDQLEKELGAPLFLRSPRGLQATELALALRPHLDDMAAAAQTAIRDAAGAADGTAGVVRVTASEIVGVEVLPPILSAFREKNPQIDIEVVLSNRIEDLTRRDADIAVRMSRPTQNTLLAKKAGSVGVGFYARPDYLKRHGSPQTWDDLEDHTIIGYDTRPPTLPEGADFGRPVTRDIFSFRTDNDLAQIAAVRAGFGIGVLQHGIARRAGLTQVLPGALPFRMEVWVCMHENLKTSRRMRLMFDHLAAGLAEVIQDGN; encoded by the coding sequence ATGGCTGATTTGCCCGATTGGGACCTCTTCCAGAGCCTGCACGCGGTGCTCACCGCCGGCAGCCTGTCCGCCGCCGCCAAGCTGCGGGGCCTCACCCAGCCCACCGTTGGCCGCCACATCGACCAGCTGGAGAAGGAGCTCGGCGCGCCGCTCTTCCTGCGCAGTCCCCGGGGCCTGCAGGCCACCGAGCTGGCCCTGGCGCTGCGGCCGCACCTCGACGACATGGCCGCCGCCGCCCAGACGGCGATCCGGGACGCCGCCGGCGCGGCCGACGGAACGGCGGGCGTGGTGCGGGTGACGGCCAGCGAGATCGTCGGCGTCGAGGTCCTGCCGCCGATCCTCTCGGCGTTCCGCGAGAAGAACCCGCAGATCGACATCGAGGTCGTGCTCTCGAACCGCATCGAGGACCTCACGCGGCGCGACGCCGACATCGCCGTGCGCATGTCGCGGCCGACCCAGAACACCCTCCTGGCCAAGAAGGCGGGCTCGGTCGGCGTCGGCTTCTACGCCCGGCCCGACTATCTGAAGCGCCACGGCAGTCCGCAGACCTGGGACGACCTCGAGGACCACACGATCATCGGCTACGACACCCGCCCGCCGACCCTGCCCGAGGGCGCCGACTTCGGCCGGCCGGTGACGCGGGACATCTTCTCCTTCCGCACCGACAACGACCTGGCCCAGATCGCCGCCGTGCGCGCCGGCTTCGGCATCGGAGTGCTGCAGCACGGCATCGCCCGGCGCGCCGGCCTGACCCAGGTGCTGCCAGGCGCCCTGCCGTTCCGCATGGAGGTCTGGGTCTGCATGCACGAGAACCTGAAGACCAGCCGGCGCATGCGGCTGATGTTCGACCACCTGGCGGCGGGCCTCGCCGAGGTCATCCAGGACGGCAACTGA
- the leuD gene encoding 3-isopropylmalate dehydratase small subunit gives MQAFTRLDAKAAPLPLANIDTDQIIPKQFLKTVEREGLAKGLFYDLRFDGEGKERADFVLNRPEYKGAGVLVAGDNFGCGSSREHAPWALMDFGIRCVISTSFADIFYNNCFQNGLLPVVLKADEVAQLMDEAKGGNHVVTVDLEAQTVTSPSGKAFRFDIDPQRKEKMLKGLDAIGETLQSAEAIDVYEMKRALAQPWLEDA, from the coding sequence ATGCAAGCCTTCACCCGCCTCGACGCCAAGGCCGCGCCCCTGCCGCTGGCCAACATCGACACCGACCAGATCATCCCCAAGCAGTTCCTCAAGACCGTGGAGCGCGAGGGTCTGGCCAAGGGCCTGTTCTACGACCTGCGCTTCGACGGCGAGGGCAAGGAGCGGGCCGACTTCGTGCTGAACCGGCCGGAGTACAAGGGCGCGGGCGTGCTGGTGGCCGGCGACAACTTCGGCTGCGGCTCCTCGCGCGAGCATGCCCCCTGGGCGCTCATGGACTTCGGCATCCGCTGCGTGATCTCCACCAGCTTTGCCGACATCTTCTACAACAACTGCTTCCAGAACGGCCTTCTGCCCGTGGTGCTGAAGGCGGACGAGGTCGCCCAGCTGATGGACGAGGCCAAGGGCGGCAACCACGTGGTGACCGTCGACCTCGAGGCCCAGACCGTGACCTCGCCGTCCGGCAAGGCCTTCCGGTTCGACATCGATCCGCAGCGCAAGGAGAAGATGCTCAAGGGCCTCGACGCCATCGGCGAGACCCTTCAGTCGGCCGAGGCCATCGACGTCTACGAGATGAAGCGCGCCCTGGCGCAGCCCTGGCTGGAAGACGCGTGA
- a CDS encoding M56 family metallopeptidase, which yields MAEVVDALLRANLVAAAVILAVMALRAPARRRFGPEMAYRLWAAPPLAALATLIPLRTGKAALAPLDHIAPANLSPVLLGLWGAGVVLAIVLMARAQAAFLRAARQGRAGPAVVGVLAPRVVMPPDDGRFSEEERALIRAHERTHISRDDPRAGAVMALFQCLAWFNPLVHVAAHLARLDQELACDAAVMRRHPTCRVAYAKTLLKTQLAAAPLPLGCYWPARSRHPLELRVEQLCRPVRERGVEGGLVVLTGVLVAALAAIAVEPPIPPQPPRGILAAWDDQAQHQQAMSVMLISWPARTSAKP from the coding sequence ATGGCTGAGGTCGTCGACGCCCTCCTGCGGGCCAATCTGGTCGCGGCGGCCGTGATCCTGGCGGTCATGGCGCTGCGCGCGCCGGCCCGCCGCCGCTTCGGACCCGAGATGGCCTACCGGCTCTGGGCCGCCCCGCCGCTCGCCGCCCTGGCGACCCTGATCCCGCTACGCACCGGCAAGGCCGCGCTCGCGCCGCTCGACCACATCGCCCCGGCGAACCTGTCGCCGGTCCTGCTCGGCCTCTGGGGCGCGGGCGTGGTCCTGGCCATCGTCCTGATGGCGCGCGCCCAGGCCGCCTTCCTGCGCGCCGCCCGCCAGGGCCGCGCCGGGCCCGCGGTGGTCGGCGTGCTGGCGCCGCGCGTGGTCATGCCGCCGGACGATGGCCGCTTCAGCGAAGAGGAGCGGGCGCTGATCCGCGCTCACGAGCGCACGCACATCAGCCGCGACGATCCGCGCGCCGGCGCGGTCATGGCGCTCTTCCAGTGCCTCGCCTGGTTCAACCCGCTGGTCCACGTCGCCGCCCATCTGGCGCGCCTGGATCAGGAGCTGGCCTGCGACGCGGCGGTGATGCGCCGCCATCCGACCTGCCGCGTCGCCTACGCCAAGACCCTCTTGAAGACCCAGCTGGCCGCCGCGCCCCTGCCGCTCGGCTGCTACTGGCCGGCGCGCAGCCGCCACCCGCTCGAGCTGCGGGTCGAGCAGCTCTGCCGGCCGGTGCGCGAGCGCGGGGTCGAGGGCGGACTGGTGGTGCTGACCGGCGTCCTCGTGGCGGCCCTCGCAGCCATCGCCGTCGAGCCGCCGATCCCGCCCCAGCCGCCGCGCGGCATCCTCGCCGCGTGGGACGATCAGGCCCAGCATCAGCAGGCCATGTCGGTGATGCTGATCTCCTGGCCCGCGCGGACCAGCGCCAAGCCCTAG
- a CDS encoding NAD-dependent epimerase/dehydratase family protein, producing the protein MTAHTLGQKPLALVIGATGAFGGETARQLVAGGWRVRALHRRPDQARVQTGLAADWVKGDAMSASDVRRAAEGARVIVHAANPPGYKNWRGLAAPMLDNSIAAAKAENARILLPGNVYNYGPDVFGRPIDEAAAQTPRTRKGKIRVEMERRLRDAAQSGAKSLVLRAGDFFGPAYRTGWMGQIIFQAGKPIRSLTYPGDLSVRHAWAYLPDLAATAVRLLEKEDELSAVAGFQFAGHALTGHELRAAFERAVGRKLPVMPFPWFALAAVGPFNETFRELYEMRYLWRETVTMDEARLKAVLGTVPHTPIDEAVTTTLTELGCVAPTATARAA; encoded by the coding sequence ATGACTGCTCACACGCTCGGCCAGAAGCCCTTGGCCCTCGTGATCGGCGCCACCGGCGCCTTCGGCGGCGAGACCGCCCGCCAGCTCGTCGCCGGAGGCTGGCGCGTCCGCGCCCTGCACCGCCGTCCCGACCAGGCCCGCGTCCAGACCGGCCTCGCCGCGGACTGGGTGAAGGGTGATGCGATGAGCGCGTCCGACGTTCGCCGCGCCGCGGAGGGCGCCCGGGTGATCGTCCACGCCGCCAACCCGCCGGGCTACAAGAACTGGCGGGGGCTCGCCGCGCCGATGCTGGACAATTCGATCGCCGCGGCGAAGGCGGAGAACGCGCGCATCCTGCTGCCCGGGAACGTCTACAACTATGGCCCCGACGTGTTCGGCCGCCCGATCGACGAGGCCGCCGCCCAGACGCCGCGCACCCGCAAGGGCAAGATCCGCGTCGAGATGGAGCGCCGGCTGCGAGACGCCGCGCAGAGCGGAGCCAAGTCGCTGGTGCTGCGGGCCGGCGATTTCTTCGGGCCGGCCTATCGCACGGGCTGGATGGGCCAGATCATCTTCCAGGCCGGCAAGCCGATCCGCTCCCTGACCTATCCCGGCGACCTTTCGGTGCGCCACGCCTGGGCCTATCTGCCCGACCTCGCGGCCACCGCCGTGCGGCTGCTGGAGAAAGAGGACGAGCTGTCGGCCGTCGCCGGCTTCCAGTTCGCCGGCCACGCCTTGACCGGGCACGAACTGCGTGCCGCCTTCGAGCGGGCCGTCGGCCGCAAGCTGCCGGTGATGCCCTTCCCCTGGTTCGCGCTCGCCGCGGTCGGCCCGTTCAACGAGACGTTCCGCGAGCTCTACGAGATGCGCTACCTGTGGCGCGAAACGGTGACCATGGACGAGGCGCGGCTGAAGGCCGTGCTCGGGACCGTGCCGCACACGCCGATCGACGAGGCCGTCACGACGACCCTGACGGAGCTCGGCTGCGTGGCGCCGACCGCGACCGCGCGGGCGGCCTAG
- a CDS encoding response regulator — protein MLLLDDTPMGMSILVQIVTGLGAKHLYRCTSVEAAKDVAMTAEIDLAIVDAMAPEGKGYDFVEWLRREASEPNCYTPTLITTAHTPASDIVRARDCGGHFIIKKPIAPIVMLERIIWVAKAGRPFLFTGTYVGPDRRFRDDGPPDGIGRRREDQQKAAEAEAHAVGAPPPDEEAPPERSAAS, from the coding sequence GTGCTGCTCTTGGACGACACGCCGATGGGCATGTCGATCCTGGTGCAGATCGTGACCGGCCTGGGCGCCAAGCACCTCTACCGTTGCACCAGCGTCGAGGCGGCCAAGGACGTCGCCATGACCGCCGAGATCGACCTGGCGATCGTCGACGCCATGGCGCCCGAGGGCAAGGGCTACGACTTCGTCGAGTGGCTGCGCCGCGAGGCCTCCGAGCCGAACTGCTACACCCCCACCCTGATCACCACCGCCCACACCCCGGCCAGCGACATCGTCCGCGCCCGCGATTGCGGTGGGCACTTCATCATCAAGAAACCCATCGCCCCCATTGTGATGCTCGAAAGGATCATCTGGGTGGCGAAAGCCGGCCGTCCCTTCCTGTTCACCGGGACCTATGTCGGACCAGACCGGCGGTTCCGGGACGACGGCCCGCCCGACGGGATCGGCCGTCGGCGGGAGGACCAGCAAAAGGCGGCGGAGGCGGAAGCCCACGCCGTCGGCGCCCCGCCACCCGACGAAGAAGCCCCGCCGGAGCGCAGCGCCGCCTCATGA
- a CDS encoding putative quinol monooxygenase, with the protein MSIIIAGTVRVPPENLARFKPHMEAMLAASRAEDGCLVYSYAEDVAEPGLIRVFEAWRDQAAIDAHFQTPHIAAWRAAWPQFGVSDRQLSLYEVAAERRL; encoded by the coding sequence GTGAGCATCATCATCGCCGGCACGGTGCGGGTGCCGCCGGAGAACCTTGCGCGCTTCAAGCCGCACATGGAGGCGATGCTGGCGGCCAGCCGGGCGGAGGACGGCTGCCTAGTCTATTCCTACGCCGAGGATGTGGCCGAGCCCGGCCTGATCCGCGTGTTCGAGGCCTGGCGCGATCAGGCGGCGATCGACGCCCACTTCCAGACGCCGCACATAGCCGCCTGGCGCGCCGCCTGGCCCCAGTTCGGGGTTTCCGACCGCCAGCTCTCGCTCTACGAAGTCGCCGCCGAGCGGCGGCTCTAG
- the trmD gene encoding tRNA (guanosine(37)-N1)-methyltransferase TrmD: MSFDVTVLTMFPEAFPGPLGVSLIGTAWREQGLWRLETVDIRDFSKDKRGFLDDTPAGGGPGQVMRADVIASALDSVERRERPLLYMSARGRPLTQERVRSWSGGPGLIVLCGRFEGVDQRVLDARGFEEVAVGDAVLAGGEAAALVTIEACVRLVPGVLGQPESLSEESFEDHLLEHPQYTRPRTFEGREIPEVLLSGHHAQIGKWRQAQREETTRERRPDLWAKRLANQQAKGK; encoded by the coding sequence ATGTCGTTCGACGTCACCGTCCTAACCATGTTCCCCGAGGCCTTCCCCGGCCCGCTGGGCGTCTCCCTGATCGGGACCGCCTGGCGCGAGCAGGGGCTGTGGCGGCTTGAAACAGTGGACATTCGCGACTTTTCCAAGGATAAGCGCGGCTTCCTCGACGACACCCCTGCGGGTGGCGGTCCTGGACAGGTGATGCGGGCGGACGTGATCGCCTCTGCGCTGGACAGCGTGGAGCGTCGCGAACGGCCGCTTTTGTACATGAGCGCGCGGGGTCGGCCCCTGACCCAGGAACGCGTGCGTAGCTGGTCCGGCGGACCCGGGCTGATCGTCCTGTGCGGTCGGTTCGAAGGGGTGGATCAGCGGGTGCTCGACGCCCGCGGGTTCGAAGAGGTCGCCGTGGGCGATGCGGTCCTGGCCGGAGGCGAGGCCGCCGCGCTCGTGACGATCGAAGCGTGCGTCAGGCTCGTGCCCGGTGTGTTGGGCCAGCCCGAGAGTTTGAGTGAAGAGAGCTTCGAGGACCATCTCCTCGAGCATCCGCAGTACACCAGGCCGCGGACGTTCGAAGGGCGCGAGATCCCCGAAGTCCTGCTGTCCGGCCATCACGCCCAAATCGGCAAGTGGCGGCAGGCGCAGCGGGAAGAGACCACGCGGGAGCGGCGTCCGGACCTCTGGGCGAAGCGCCTCGCCAATCAACAGGCAAAGGGCAAGTAA
- the leuB gene encoding 3-isopropylmalate dehydrogenase, translating to MTDLLLLPGDGIGPEVIAEVKKVAAKLCPDLTLDEKPFGGCSFDAHGTPLTDDALAAAKAAKAVLMGAVGGPQWAGAPRDKRPEAGLLALRAGMGVFANLRPALCFQPLADASTLKREVVEGLDIMIVRELTGGIYFGSPRFIEEIPGGKRAVDTQVYTTGEIERVSRIAFELARGRRNKVTSCEKSNVMDSGLLWREVVTELHKRDYADVQLEHMLADNAAMQLVKNPRQFDVILTDNLFGDILSDEASQLTGGLGLLPSAALGVAGTPGLYEPIHGSAPDIAGKGVANPLAAILSFEMALRWSLGRAELADRLFAAVVAALDGGARTPDIGGRLTTAQMGDAVVAQL from the coding sequence ATGACCGACCTGCTTCTCCTGCCCGGCGACGGGATCGGGCCCGAGGTGATCGCCGAGGTGAAGAAGGTGGCGGCCAAGCTCTGTCCGGACCTGACGCTCGACGAGAAGCCGTTCGGCGGCTGCAGCTTCGATGCGCACGGCACGCCCCTGACCGACGACGCCCTGGCCGCGGCCAAGGCCGCCAAGGCGGTGCTGATGGGCGCGGTGGGCGGCCCACAGTGGGCCGGCGCGCCGCGCGACAAGCGCCCGGAAGCCGGGCTCCTGGCCCTGCGCGCCGGCATGGGGGTGTTCGCGAACCTCCGCCCCGCGCTCTGCTTCCAGCCATTGGCCGACGCTTCGACGCTGAAGCGGGAGGTGGTCGAGGGCCTCGACATCATGATCGTTCGCGAGCTGACCGGCGGCATCTACTTCGGCAGCCCGCGCTTCATCGAGGAGATCCCCGGCGGCAAGCGGGCGGTCGATACCCAGGTCTACACCACCGGCGAGATCGAGCGGGTCAGCCGCATCGCCTTCGAGCTCGCGCGCGGCCGCCGCAACAAAGTGACGAGCTGCGAGAAGTCCAACGTGATGGACTCGGGCCTGCTCTGGCGCGAGGTGGTCACGGAGCTGCACAAGCGCGACTACGCCGACGTGCAGCTGGAGCACATGCTGGCCGACAACGCCGCCATGCAGCTGGTCAAGAACCCGCGCCAGTTCGACGTGATCCTGACCGACAACCTGTTCGGCGACATCCTCTCCGACGAAGCCTCGCAGCTCACCGGCGGCCTCGGCCTTCTGCCGTCGGCGGCGCTCGGCGTCGCCGGGACGCCGGGCCTCTACGAGCCGATCCACGGCTCGGCGCCCGACATCGCCGGCAAGGGCGTCGCCAATCCGCTGGCCGCGATCCTGTCTTTCGAGATGGCGCTGCGCTGGTCGCTCGGCCGGGCGGAACTGGCCGACCGTCTGTTCGCCGCCGTGGTGGCGGCGCTCGACGGGGGCGCCCGGACACCGGACATCGGCGGCCGACTCACCACCGCCCAGATGGGCGATGCGGTGGTCGCACAACTCTGA
- the leuC gene encoding 3-isopropylmalate dehydratase large subunit: MPGKTLYDKIWDAHVVDQQDGEAILYIDLHLIHEVTSPQAFAGLRAAHRPVRRPDRTLAVADHNIPTEGQSLGVAAVADEEARLQLEMLGRNVAENGIEFFPMGDIRNGIVHVVGPEQGRTQPGMTIVCGDSHTSTHGAFGALAHGIGTSEVEHVLATQTLRQKKSKNMRVVIDGAPAPGVGAKDFALAVIGEIGTAGGTGYVIEYAGEAVRALSMEGRMTLCNLTIEGGARAGLVAPDETTFEYIKGRPAAPKGGAWEMALNYWKTLFSDPDAVFDREIRIDAAQIAPLVTWGTSPEDVVPVTGVTPDPDSYANPDKRASAERALEYMGLAAGQPISEAKIDVVFIGSCTNSRIEDLRAAAQVLDGRKVAPGVRAMAVPGSGLVRAQAEEEGLDEVFKAAGFEWREPGCSMCLAMNPDKLQPGERCAATSNRNFEGRQGRGGRTHLMSPAMAAAAAVAGHIADVRDYLK; this comes from the coding sequence ATGCCCGGAAAGACCCTGTACGACAAGATTTGGGACGCGCACGTCGTCGACCAGCAGGACGGCGAGGCCATCCTCTACATCGACCTGCACCTGATCCACGAAGTGACCTCGCCGCAGGCCTTCGCCGGGCTTCGCGCCGCGCACCGGCCGGTGCGCCGTCCCGACCGGACGCTCGCGGTCGCCGACCACAACATCCCGACCGAGGGGCAGAGCCTGGGCGTCGCGGCGGTGGCCGACGAGGAGGCGCGCCTGCAGCTCGAGATGCTGGGCCGCAACGTCGCCGAGAACGGCATCGAGTTCTTCCCGATGGGCGACATCCGGAACGGCATCGTCCACGTGGTCGGCCCCGAGCAGGGCCGCACCCAGCCGGGCATGACGATCGTCTGCGGGGATTCCCACACCTCGACCCACGGCGCCTTCGGGGCCCTGGCGCACGGCATCGGCACCTCCGAGGTCGAGCACGTCCTGGCCACCCAGACCCTGCGCCAGAAGAAGTCGAAGAACATGCGCGTCGTCATCGACGGCGCGCCGGCGCCGGGCGTCGGCGCCAAGGACTTCGCCCTGGCGGTGATCGGCGAGATCGGCACGGCCGGCGGCACCGGCTACGTCATCGAATACGCCGGCGAGGCGGTGCGGGCGCTCTCCATGGAAGGCCGAATGACGCTCTGCAACCTGACCATCGAGGGCGGCGCGCGGGCCGGCCTGGTGGCCCCCGACGAGACGACGTTCGAGTACATCAAGGGCCGCCCCGCGGCGCCCAAGGGCGGCGCATGGGAGATGGCGCTGAACTACTGGAAGACCCTGTTCTCCGACCCCGACGCGGTGTTCGACCGCGAGATCCGCATCGACGCCGCCCAGATCGCCCCGCTGGTCACCTGGGGCACCAGCCCCGAGGACGTCGTGCCGGTGACCGGGGTGACCCCCGACCCGGACAGCTACGCCAACCCCGACAAGCGGGCCTCCGCCGAACGGGCGCTGGAGTACATGGGCCTGGCGGCCGGCCAGCCGATCTCCGAAGCCAAGATCGACGTGGTGTTCATCGGCTCGTGCACGAACAGCCGGATCGAGGACCTGCGCGCCGCGGCCCAGGTGCTCGACGGCCGCAAGGTGGCGCCGGGCGTGCGCGCCATGGCGGTGCCGGGCTCGGGCCTCGTTCGCGCCCAGGCCGAGGAAGAGGGCCTCGACGAGGTGTTCAAGGCCGCCGGCTTCGAATGGCGCGAGCCGGGTTGCTCCATGTGCCTGGCCATGAACCCCGACAAGCTGCAGCCCGGCGAGCGCTGCGCCGCCACCTCGAACCGCAACTTCGAGGGCCGACAGGGCCGCGGCGGCCGCACCCACCTGATGAGCCCGGCCATGGCGGCCGCGGCGGCGGTCGCCGGCCACATCGCCGACGTCAGGGACTATCTGAAATGA
- a CDS encoding GFA family protein, translating to MKLTGGCYCGEVRYECEGEPLMRGECHCRECQHITGGAENLFLAMPAAGFRYTKGEPKRFTRTDIPNAVTREFCGTCGAPLTTRAPALPQGVIVKVGSMDDTSLFEGPQVVMWTSDAPKFHQFPEGVPAFPKFPGA from the coding sequence ATGAAGCTGACGGGCGGCTGCTACTGCGGCGAGGTGCGCTACGAGTGCGAGGGCGAGCCCCTGATGCGCGGCGAATGCCATTGCCGCGAATGCCAGCACATCACCGGCGGGGCGGAGAACCTGTTCCTGGCCATGCCGGCGGCGGGGTTCCGCTACACCAAGGGCGAGCCCAAGCGCTTCACGCGCACCGACATCCCGAACGCCGTGACCCGTGAGTTCTGCGGAACCTGCGGCGCGCCGCTCACCACCCGGGCGCCGGCCCTGCCGCAGGGCGTCATCGTCAAGGTCGGCTCGATGGACGACACCTCGCTGTTCGAGGGGCCGCAGGTGGTCATGTGGACGTCCGACGCGCCGAAGTTCCACCAGTTCCCCGAAGGGGTGCCCGCCTTCCCGAAATTCCCGGGAGCGTGA